Sequence from the Estrella lausannensis genome:
ATTCACTCCGAGGCGGCTGGCAGCTTCCCGATCCATCTTGAGATCCAATACAGGCAGTCCGTCTGTTTGTGTTACCTTGACATCAGCCGCACCGGGAATATTCCTGATGACACGGGCGATTTCCTCTCCTGCTTTTTGCATCCGCTCAAAATCGTCTCCGTAGATCTTGACAGCGACGTCGCTGCGGATGCCGGAGATGAGTTCATTGAAACGCATCTCTATCGGTTGGGTAAATTCGTAGTTGTTGCCGGGGATTTTCGTGACCGTCTCTTCAATCTTTTGTATGAGTTCGTTTTTTGTCATCGCCCGATTCGGCCACTCTTCGGTGGGTTTGAGCATAATGAAGGAGTCCGAAACGTTGGGCGGCATCGGATCGGAGGCCATCTCTGCCGTACCTGTTTTAGAGAAGACATAGGCCACTTCGGGCAGCTTGATGATCGCCGCTTCCACTTCCCGCTGCATCGCAGTCGACTGTGTAAGCGATGTGCTGGGAATACGGATGGCGTGCATGGCGATATCCCTTTCGTCAAGTTGGGGGACAAACTCCTGACCCAGATGGTTGAAAAGGAAAAATGAGCAGGCGACAGCTATAGTGGAGGTTACAACGGTAATCCAGGGGCGCTCAAGCGTGCTTTTGATCAGGGGCTGGTAGATGCTTTTGGCGGCCCGGATGATAAAATTCTCCTTCTCCTTGAGATTGCCCGTGACGAAAACAGCGATCATCGCGGGAACAAAAGTGAGGGATAGAATGAACGCCGAGATCAAGGCGAAGATGACTGTCATTGCCATAGGGTGGAACATCTTCCCTTCAACATCGGTCAGGGCAAGAACGGGAAAATAGACGATGATGATGATCGCCTGGCCAAATACCGTAGGCTGGATCATCTCCTTACTGGCCTTCATCACCTCCTGCATGCGCTCATCAAATCGGAGCGTGCGCTTGATCTCATGCTGCTTGTCAGCAAGACGTCTTAAGCAATTTTCCGTGATGATCACCGCTCCGTCGACAATCAGTCCGAAATCAATGGCTCCAAGACTCATCAGGTTGCCACTGATTTTCGACTGGACCATGCCGATCGCGGTCATCAACATGGAAAGCGGTATTACTAAAGCGGTAATGAGTGCCGCCCTGAAGTAGCCTAAGAAAGCAAAGAGGACGGCTACGACCAAGAGAGCACCTTCGCTTAAGTTTTTCACGACTGTTGTGATCGTGGCATTCACAAGCTTTGTGCGGTTGATGACTGGAATCAGCTCGATATCGGCCGGGAGCGTTTTATTGATCTCCATTAGCTTGTTGTCGACTTCCTGTGAGACGGTGCGGCTGTTGGCGCCGATTAGCATCATGGCAGTTCCCACCACCACTTCATGACCGTTTCTCGTCGCGCTGCCCGTGCGCATCTCTTTACCGATCCCGACCTCTGCGATATCGCGGATGCGAATCGGTATTCCTGCGCGTGTGGCCACAACAATCGTCTCAATCTGGCGAGGGGTGTCGAGCCGCTCATCGGACTTAACGAGCAGCGCCTCTCCATGCCTTTCGATATACCCCGGGCCGATGCTGATGTTGTTTTTCTTGACGGACTGAACAATCTCCTCGAAGCTAAGTCCAAGAGCGATCATCTGTTCTATATTGGGTTCGATGTGATATTGACGGACGAATCCGCCGATGGAGTCTACTTCAGCAAGCCCCTTGATTCCTTTAAGCTGTGGCCTCACTATCCAGTCCTGAACTGTTCTTAGGTACGATGCCTTTTCGGCATCGGTTTTTAAGACATGTCCCTCGGGTGTGAGGTAGGAGCCGTCCTTTTGCCAGCCAGGGCTGCCATCTTTGATCTCCGCTCCCCCTCCGCCGGGATGCCGGTAGTCGACCGTCCACATATAAATTTCACCCAGTCCCGACGAAATCGGTCCCATCTTCGGTTCCGCCCCTTCCGGTAATTGGTCTTTGACTTCGCTGATACGTTCGTTGATCTGCTGCCTCGCGAAGTAGACATTGACCTCATCATCGAAGACGGCAGTGACCTGGGAGAAACCGTTACGAGAGATGGAGCGAGTCATTTGCAGGCCTGGGATTCCTCCAAGAGCTGTCTCGACCACATAGGTGACCTGCTTTTCCACCTGAAGGGGGGATAGCCCCTCCAGTACCGTGTTGATCTGCACCTGGTTGGTAGTGATATCGGGAACCGCGTCGATCGGCAGTCGGCTGAAGGAGTAGATTCCATAGGCTGCCACGATGGTGGTGACCAGCAATACTCCCAGCGGGTATTGCAGGGAAAAGCGTAA
This genomic interval carries:
- a CDS encoding efflux RND transporter permease subunit, with the protein product MSIEKILRFSLQYPLGVLLVTTIVAAYGIYSFSRLPIDAVPDITTNQVQINTVLEGLSPLQVEKQVTYVVETALGGIPGLQMTRSISRNGFSQVTAVFDDEVNVYFARQQINERISEVKDQLPEGAEPKMGPISSGLGEIYMWTVDYRHPGGGGAEIKDGSPGWQKDGSYLTPEGHVLKTDAEKASYLRTVQDWIVRPQLKGIKGLAEVDSIGGFVRQYHIEPNIEQMIALGLSFEEIVQSVKKNNISIGPGYIERHGEALLVKSDERLDTPRQIETIVVATRAGIPIRIRDIAEVGIGKEMRTGSATRNGHEVVVGTAMMLIGANSRTVSQEVDNKLMEINKTLPADIELIPVINRTKLVNATITTVVKNLSEGALLVVAVLFAFLGYFRAALITALVIPLSMLMTAIGMVQSKISGNLMSLGAIDFGLIVDGAVIITENCLRRLADKQHEIKRTLRFDERMQEVMKASKEMIQPTVFGQAIIIIVYFPVLALTDVEGKMFHPMAMTVIFALISAFILSLTFVPAMIAVFVTGNLKEKENFIIRAAKSIYQPLIKSTLERPWITVVTSTIAVACSFFLFNHLGQEFVPQLDERDIAMHAIRIPSTSLTQSTAMQREVEAAIIKLPEVAYVFSKTGTAEMASDPMPPNVSDSFIMLKPTEEWPNRAMTKNELIQKIEETVTKIPGNNYEFTQPIEMRFNELISGIRSDVAVKIYGDDFERMQKAGEEIARVIRNIPGAADVKVTQTDGLPVLDLKMDREAASRLGVNVSDALDVVAIAMGGGKAGQIFEGDRRFDVIVKLPEQLRADPTTLSTLPIPLSTNGDERKHTHFPYIPLSEVVKLQVSDGLNEILRENGKRFIAVQANVRGTDLGSFVEQVKNRIDKEVKIPEGYWIAFGGQFENMLSARNRLLVVVPICFGLIFIFLYTAFNSIRYALLVFTGVPLALTGGIAALWIRDIPFSITAAVGFIALSGIAVLNGLVLISYINQLRQEGLDKEEAITKGSLTRLRPVLMTALVASLGFVPMALATGTGSEVQKPLATVVIGGLISSTFLTLLVLPALYKLFSLEQAFIPVSKRENAPGNGLSS